One region of Thermodesulfobacteriota bacterium genomic DNA includes:
- the trkA gene encoding Trk system potassium transporter TrkA — translation MKIAIIGAGEVGFYLAQRLSLEKHDLVLIDNDPEKCAHAQEMLDVSVIEGDASSMKVLKEAGLESVDMLIAASGVDEINLIACLIASKMGVKKKIARVRNPDYYEASSILKPQDLGVDLFIHPEEEVIEEIIRLLMRASASEVIEFENGKIVVVGLKLDAQCPHLNKPLKEIGREEERRNLRVVAMLKGERTIIPTGEDYLSKNDQIFVVTKRESLPLVLSLAGKADQRLERIMILGGGKIGRGLAGKLEERVEVILVESNKEKSMKIASQLRRTTVYQADGTEIDTLAREGLLNMDAFIAVTGDDEDNILSCLLAKHLGVQKTIALVNKPTYLPILPVIGIDSTVNVRLSTASAILRFVRRGAILSAATFHGIEAEAIEFEVMKSNKITGRPLKDLGLPQGSLIAAIIRRDEVIIPHGKSALETGDKVIVFALPKAIPAIEKKFA, via the coding sequence ATGAAGATCGCCATCATCGGGGCCGGCGAGGTTGGGTTCTACCTGGCCCAGAGGCTCTCGCTCGAAAAACACGATCTCGTCCTGATCGACAACGACCCGGAGAAATGCGCCCACGCCCAGGAGATGCTCGACGTCTCGGTGATCGAGGGCGATGCCTCGAGCATGAAGGTCTTGAAAGAGGCGGGCCTGGAATCGGTCGATATGCTGATCGCGGCCTCGGGGGTGGACGAGATCAATTTGATCGCCTGCCTGATCGCCTCGAAGATGGGGGTGAAGAAGAAAATCGCCAGGGTCAGAAACCCAGACTATTATGAGGCCTCTTCCATCCTGAAACCCCAGGACCTCGGGGTCGACCTCTTCATCCACCCCGAAGAGGAGGTGATCGAGGAGATCATCCGCCTCCTCATGCGCGCCTCCGCCTCCGAGGTGATCGAATTCGAGAACGGGAAGATCGTGGTGGTCGGGTTGAAGCTCGATGCGCAGTGCCCGCACCTGAACAAGCCCCTGAAGGAGATCGGCCGGGAGGAGGAGCGTCGAAATCTCCGGGTGGTGGCCATGCTGAAGGGCGAGCGGACGATCATCCCCACCGGAGAAGACTATCTCAGCAAGAACGATCAGATCTTCGTGGTGACCAAGCGGGAAAGCCTCCCCCTTGTCCTCTCCCTGGCGGGCAAGGCCGACCAGAGGCTGGAGAGGATCATGATCCTGGGAGGCGGAAAGATCGGAAGGGGGCTGGCGGGCAAACTGGAGGAGAGGGTCGAGGTGATCCTGGTCGAATCGAACAAAGAGAAATCGATGAAGATCGCCTCCCAGCTCAGACGCACCACCGTCTACCAGGCCGATGGGACCGAGATCGATACCCTCGCCCGGGAAGGGCTCCTCAACATGGACGCCTTTATCGCCGTCACCGGCGATGACGAGGACAACATCCTCTCCTGCCTGTTGGCCAAGCATCTCGGGGTCCAGAAGACCATCGCCCTGGTCAATAAACCGACCTATCTTCCGATCCTGCCGGTCATCGGGATCGACTCCACCGTCAACGTCCGCCTTTCGACGGCCTCGGCCATACTCCGTTTCGTCCGTCGAGGGGCCATCCTCTCGGCCGCCACGTTTCACGGGATCGAAGCGGAGGCGATCGAATTTGAGGTGATGAAGTCGAACAAGATCACGGGCAGGCCGCTCAAAGACCTCGGGTTGCCCCAAGGGTCCCTGATCGCCGCGATCATCCGGCGGGATGAGGTCATCATCCCCCACGGCAAGAGCGCCCTCGAGACCGGAGACAAGGTGATCGTCTTTGCCTTGCCAAAGGCGATCCCCGCCATTGAAAAGAAATTTGCATAG
- a CDS encoding TrkA family potassium uptake protein, with amino-acid sequence MRRAVVIGLGIFGFNIAKDLFENGFEVIAIDKDRDVLQKIKDYSTKAILADGTDKEVMDSIGLQEDDVVIISFGEDLAAATLLTLHLREMRVKRIIVKAPDEDHKKVLEKVGATEVLIPEKEMAAKIARSLISPNVLDYIPLSEDYTISEVVPPPSFFGKAIGELHLRSRYHIEVIAVREVLPDRIRLIPSADFVIKDSDILVVLGREEDIKKIR; translated from the coding sequence ATGAGACGAGCGGTGGTGATCGGCTTGGGGATCTTCGGCTTCAATATTGCCAAAGATCTTTTTGAGAATGGCTTCGAAGTGATCGCCATCGACAAAGACCGTGACGTCCTCCAGAAGATCAAGGACTATTCCACCAAGGCGATCTTGGCGGACGGAACGGACAAAGAGGTGATGGATTCGATCGGCCTCCAGGAGGATGACGTGGTCATCATCTCCTTCGGTGAGGATCTGGCGGCCGCCACCCTCCTCACCCTTCACCTCCGGGAGATGAGAGTCAAGCGGATCATCGTGAAGGCCCCCGACGAAGATCACAAGAAGGTTCTCGAGAAGGTTGGGGCCACAGAGGTCCTCATCCCAGAAAAGGAGATGGCCGCCAAGATCGCCCGAAGCCTGATTTCGCCCAACGTCCTCGATTATATCCCCCTTTCCGAAGATTACACCATCAGCGAAGTGGTCCCCCCTCCCAGTTTTTTTGGGAAGGCCATCGGGGAGCTCCATCTCCGGAGCCGGTATCACATCGAGGTGATCGCGGTGAGGGAGGTGCTGCCCGACCGAATCCGGTTGATCCCCAGCGCCGATTTCGTGATCAAGGACAGCGACATCCTCGTCGTCCTCGGCCGGGAGGAGGACATCAAAAAGATTCGGTGA
- a CDS encoding TrkH family potassium uptake protein: MSVSVQIKPFLSRTLTPSRIFILSFAGVILVGTALLSLPIASAHGQLRLIDALFTSASAVCVTGLVVIDNGRDLSLFGQVVTILLFQIGGLGIITFSTIFFVLMGRGISFKGREIILSTYLQPRRGDLLLILRAILVSTLLFESAGTLVLFVRFSQEFPAWRALYLAAYHAISAFNNCGFSLFPDSLVRYQGDPLVNVAVIGLLVAGGIGFIVQYEIYLRGRGHQKRFSLHTKVVLLTTALLITLGALLFYLFERTGVLREVPPLNQLLASIFQSVTPRTCGFNTVDISGLKNATLLLLIVLMFIGASPGSTGGGIKTTSAALLVLMIWNRFRGNEEVNLFSRTIPKEVVSRTLSIIFASAFSISLVTSFLLMVGGQDLAPLESRRLFVEYLFEVVSAFGTVGLSMGVTPQLNDLQKCAIILMMFAGRVGPLTLAYSLSRSGRKRSLVYAEEGVMVG; this comes from the coding sequence ATGAGTGTCTCGGTCCAGATCAAGCCCTTTTTATCGAGAACCCTTACCCCTTCGAGGATCTTCATTCTCAGTTTTGCCGGCGTCATTCTAGTGGGCACGGCCCTCCTCTCCCTTCCCATCGCCTCGGCCCACGGCCAGCTTCGCCTCATCGATGCCCTCTTCACCTCGGCCTCCGCGGTCTGCGTCACCGGCCTGGTGGTCATCGATAACGGAAGGGACCTCTCCCTGTTCGGACAGGTCGTCACGATCCTTCTGTTTCAAATCGGAGGGTTGGGCATCATCACCTTCTCCACCATCTTCTTCGTCCTCATGGGGCGGGGCATCTCCTTCAAAGGAAGGGAGATCATCCTTTCCACCTATCTTCAACCCCGACGGGGGGACCTCCTCCTCATCCTGAGAGCGATCTTGGTTTCGACCTTGCTCTTCGAATCGGCGGGGACCCTCGTCCTCTTCGTTCGATTTTCCCAAGAGTTCCCGGCCTGGAGGGCCCTCTATTTGGCGGCCTACCATGCCATTTCCGCCTTCAACAACTGCGGGTTTTCTCTCTTTCCCGACAGCCTGGTGCGTTACCAGGGCGATCCGCTGGTCAATGTTGCGGTGATCGGCCTGTTGGTTGCAGGAGGGATCGGGTTCATTGTGCAATATGAGATTTATTTGAGAGGGAGAGGCCATCAAAAGAGGTTCTCCCTCCACACGAAGGTGGTCCTGCTGACCACGGCCCTCCTCATCACCCTAGGAGCCCTCCTCTTCTACCTCTTCGAAAGGACGGGGGTCCTCCGGGAGGTGCCTCCCCTGAATCAACTCCTGGCCTCCATTTTTCAGTCGGTGACGCCGAGGACCTGCGGGTTTAACACGGTCGATATCAGTGGCTTGAAGAATGCCACCCTCCTCCTCCTGATCGTTCTGATGTTCATCGGGGCCTCTCCAGGATCGACCGGAGGGGGCATCAAGACGACGAGCGCGGCCCTCCTCGTCCTGATGATATGGAACCGGTTCCGGGGCAATGAGGAGGTGAACCTCTTTTCCCGGACGATTCCCAAGGAGGTGGTCAGCCGCACCCTCTCCATCATCTTCGCCTCGGCCTTCTCCATCTCCCTCGTCACCTCTTTTCTCTTGATGGTCGGGGGACAGGACCTCGCCCCCCTCGAAAGCCGGCGACTCTTCGTGGAGTATCTCTTCGAGGTGGTCTCGGCCTTCGGGACGGTCGGATTGTCCATGGGGGTGACCCCGCAGTTGAACGACCTCCAAAAATGTGCGATCATTCTAATGATGTTCGCCGGGAGGGTGGGGCCTCTCACCCTGGCCTATTCCCTTTCGAGGTCCGGTCGAAAGAGGAGCCTGGTCTATGCCGAGGAAGGGGTGATGGTGGGGTGA
- a CDS encoding monovalent cation/H+ antiporter complex subunit F, which produces MLDLLLAFSLLILISITLSLYRGAVGPGVFNRVAAVNVIGTKTVALLLVFGYLFERPLFFDIALLYAMLNFIGVLVIAKYLERGDLWS; this is translated from the coding sequence ATGCTGGATCTCTTATTAGCCTTCTCCCTCCTCATCCTCATCTCCATCACCTTGAGCCTCTACCGTGGAGCCGTTGGCCCGGGCGTTTTTAATCGAGTGGCCGCGGTCAACGTCATCGGAACCAAGACCGTCGCCCTCCTGTTGGTCTTCGGATACCTCTTTGAAAGGCCCCTCTTCTTTGATATCGCCCTCCTCTACGCCATGTTGAATTTCATCGGGGTCTTGGTCATCGCCAAGTATCTCGAGAGAGGTGACCTATGGTCATAG
- the mnhG gene encoding monovalent cation/H(+) antiporter subunit G, giving the protein MVIAHLLVVPFLAGGVFFLLVGAIGLLRLPDFYTRLHATGKCDTLGVGLIVLGLLIYHLFHYPQYPLVPLRLVFLIFFIFVANPTATHALIRAAYRTGLKPWKVGEERR; this is encoded by the coding sequence ATGGTCATAGCCCATCTCTTGGTGGTCCCCTTTTTAGCGGGGGGCGTCTTCTTCTTGTTGGTGGGAGCCATCGGGCTGTTGAGGCTGCCCGATTTTTACACCCGCCTCCATGCCACAGGAAAGTGCGATACCCTGGGCGTCGGGCTCATCGTCCTGGGCCTCCTCATCTACCACCTCTTTCACTATCCCCAATATCCCCTCGTGCCGTTACGACTCGTCTTTCTGATCTTTTTCATCTTCGTCGCCAATCCCACGGCCACCCACGCCCTCATACGCGCAGCCTATCGGACCGGTTTGAAACCCTGGAAGGTCGGAGAGGAGAGGCGATGA
- a CDS encoding Na+/H+ antiporter subunit E, producing the protein MKRPKKREGFLLTFLVMFFFWVILSGLFGAFHLIAGLFSSALVALLSHDLLVQGKAEKLLTKSWRLIRYIPWELWQIVLANFDVAYRVLHPKLPIDPRIFEFETDLRGDWALTTLANSITLTPGTITIQVEPERGRFLVHGISKEAEEALTLEQTMQRKVGHVFMEPSIKKGDRG; encoded by the coding sequence ATGAAACGGCCGAAGAAGAGAGAGGGATTTCTCCTCACCTTCCTTGTGATGTTCTTCTTCTGGGTCATCCTGTCCGGCCTCTTTGGCGCCTTTCACCTCATCGCCGGGCTTTTCAGCAGCGCCCTCGTGGCCTTGCTCTCCCATGACCTCCTGGTGCAGGGAAAGGCCGAAAAGCTCCTGACGAAGTCTTGGAGGCTCATTCGTTACATCCCGTGGGAACTTTGGCAGATCGTCCTGGCCAATTTCGACGTCGCCTATCGGGTGCTCCACCCCAAGTTGCCCATCGATCCCCGGATCTTCGAATTCGAAACCGACCTGAGAGGGGACTGGGCCCTGACCACCCTGGCCAACTCGATCACCTTAACCCCTGGGACCATCACCATCCAGGTGGAACCAGAGAGGGGAAGGTTTTTGGTCCACGGGATCTCCAAAGAGGCGGAAGAGGCCCTCACCCTCGAGCAGACGATGCAGAGAAAGGTGGGTCACGTCTTCATGGAACCTTCGATCAAAAAGGGGGACAGGGGATGA
- a CDS encoding DUF4040 domain-containing protein produces MTIWIDILLLSFVVVVAVAAVVIKDLLSAVILLGAYSFLMALLWVEMHSVDVGFMEATVGAGVTTAFMIAALSRTTRWEK; encoded by the coding sequence ATGACGATCTGGATCGACATTCTTCTCCTCTCCTTCGTCGTCGTCGTGGCGGTGGCGGCAGTGGTCATCAAGGACCTCTTGAGCGCCGTCATCCTGCTGGGCGCCTACAGTTTTCTCATGGCCCTGCTCTGGGTGGAGATGCATTCGGTCGATGTGGGCTTCATGGAGGCGACCGTGGGCGCAGGGGTGACCACCGCCTTTATGATCGCCGCCCTGAGCCGAACGACGAGGTGGGAAAAATAA
- a CDS encoding Na(+)/H(+) antiporter subunit B: MKPQKESKSVVIETVTRIMIPFIQLFALYVVFHGSLGPGGGFQGGAIFASSFILYGVAFHLFQARQRIPESTVTFLSPAGVGLYAGVGLLGLLFSLGAAQYLNYGFIPFTSRFETNRALGIDLVEIGVAITVMAIMISIFFDLAGGPKEGEG; this comes from the coding sequence GTGAAACCGCAAAAGGAATCGAAAAGCGTCGTCATCGAAACCGTCACCCGGATCATGATCCCCTTCATCCAGCTCTTCGCCCTTTACGTGGTCTTTCATGGATCGCTCGGCCCGGGCGGGGGCTTCCAGGGAGGGGCCATCTTCGCCTCCTCGTTCATCCTCTATGGGGTCGCCTTCCACCTCTTCCAGGCGAGGCAGAGGATCCCCGAATCGACCGTGACCTTTCTCAGCCCCGCGGGCGTGGGCCTCTATGCCGGCGTGGGCCTGCTCGGGCTTCTCTTCAGCCTGGGGGCCGCCCAGTATCTCAACTACGGATTCATCCCCTTCACCTCCCGTTTCGAGACCAATCGGGCCCTCGGAATCGACCTGGTGGAAATAGGGGTGGCCATCACGGTGATGGCCATCATGATCTCCATCTTCTTCGACCTCGCCGGAGGCCCAAAGGAAGGGGAGGGTTAG
- a CDS encoding cation:proton antiporter subunit C has translation MFQWIAEEVFAKYNYWVSILLMLIGFYAIILKQNLFKKIIGLNIFQTAIFLFYISLGYVKNGTAPILSEEMVLKGYQYVNPLPHVLILTAIVVSVATTAVGLSLIIRLKEEYGTIEEPELLEAIKRGGK, from the coding sequence ATGTTCCAGTGGATCGCCGAAGAGGTCTTCGCCAAATACAACTACTGGGTTTCGATCTTGCTGATGCTCATCGGCTTCTATGCCATTATCCTGAAACAGAACCTCTTTAAAAAGATCATTGGCCTCAACATCTTCCAGACGGCCATCTTTCTCTTTTATATCTCCCTGGGCTACGTCAAAAACGGGACCGCCCCGATCCTCAGCGAAGAGATGGTCCTCAAAGGCTACCAGTATGTGAACCCGTTGCCCCACGTCCTCATCCTGACGGCCATCGTCGTCTCCGTGGCCACGACCGCGGTCGGGCTCTCGCTGATCATCCGGTTGAAGGAGGAATACGGAACGATCGAGGAGCCGGAGCTCCTGGAGGCCATCAAGAGGGGAGGGAAGTAG
- a CDS encoding monovalent cation/H+ antiporter subunit D family protein, producing the protein MIPLVEHLPILTILVPLFSAFATLVVGWFRKGSCIFFVWAALSIQFVLSLFILHRVLTDGPIRYWVGGWMPPWGIELVVDTLNAYILLILLFLCLLCAVYSKRNIEHELPHKRGSYYTLFLLLVAGLCGATLTGDIFNMFVFIEIFSLSAYALIASRGKIALKASFTYLILGSIGTCFFVLGIGCLYSITGTLNIHDLSLLLPPFYGNKVIKTAFVFFLIGLSIKMALFPFHTWLPDAHAFAPAEVSAILSGIMIEVSTYAFLRLAFSVFTIQFLKVLPVFDILCAVAVAAILFGSTMAISQVNLKRMLAYSSVANMGYIVLGVGLSLSTKESPWGGLNPALIHIANHALMKGCLFLAAGAFIYKGELWEIPQLEGLARKMPYTCAAFLVAAISMIGIPPTVGFVSKLYLILASIETGNYLFVAALLVSSLLNLVYFWRIIESMYMRQGEAGHDGHSSHGSGGEAPIGMLIPILLLASLCIGMGIVWLAKAPIPMLTQINHLFGLGKGL; encoded by the coding sequence GTGATCCCTCTTGTCGAACACCTTCCCATCTTGACCATCCTCGTCCCCCTCTTCTCCGCCTTCGCCACGCTCGTCGTAGGCTGGTTTCGAAAAGGCTCCTGCATCTTCTTCGTCTGGGCGGCCCTCTCGATCCAGTTCGTCCTGTCCTTATTCATCCTCCACCGTGTGCTGACCGATGGCCCCATCCGCTACTGGGTCGGGGGGTGGATGCCTCCGTGGGGCATCGAGCTGGTCGTGGACACCTTGAACGCCTACATCCTCCTCATCCTCCTCTTCCTCTGCCTCCTCTGCGCCGTCTATTCGAAGAGGAATATCGAACACGAACTCCCCCACAAGAGGGGCTCCTATTATACCCTCTTCCTCCTTCTGGTCGCGGGGCTCTGCGGGGCCACCCTCACCGGCGATATCTTCAATATGTTCGTCTTCATCGAGATCTTCTCCCTCTCTGCCTATGCCCTCATCGCCTCCCGCGGGAAGATCGCGCTCAAGGCCAGTTTTACCTACCTGATCTTGGGCTCCATCGGCACCTGTTTCTTCGTCCTCGGGATCGGATGCCTCTATTCGATCACGGGGACCCTGAACATCCACGACCTGTCACTCCTCTTGCCTCCTTTTTACGGAAATAAGGTGATCAAGACCGCCTTCGTCTTCTTCCTCATCGGGCTGAGCATCAAGATGGCCCTCTTCCCCTTCCACACATGGCTCCCCGATGCCCATGCCTTCGCCCCTGCGGAGGTGAGCGCCATCCTCTCCGGCATCATGATCGAGGTCTCCACTTACGCCTTCCTGAGGCTCGCCTTCTCGGTCTTCACGATTCAATTTCTGAAGGTCCTTCCCGTCTTCGATATCCTCTGTGCCGTGGCGGTGGCCGCCATCCTCTTCGGGTCGACGATGGCCATCTCCCAGGTCAACCTGAAGCGGATGCTCGCCTATTCGAGCGTCGCCAATATGGGCTATATCGTGCTCGGGGTCGGCCTCTCCCTCTCCACCAAGGAATCGCCCTGGGGGGGACTCAACCCCGCCCTGATCCACATCGCCAACCACGCCCTGATGAAGGGGTGCCTCTTCCTCGCGGCAGGGGCCTTCATCTATAAAGGCGAACTCTGGGAGATCCCCCAACTGGAAGGCCTGGCGAGGAAGATGCCCTACACCTGTGCCGCTTTCCTCGTCGCGGCCATCTCGATGATCGGGATCCCGCCCACCGTCGGGTTCGTCTCAAAGCTCTACCTCATCCTCGCCTCCATCGAAACCGGAAACTACCTCTTCGTGGCCGCCCTCCTGGTGAGTTCCCTTTTGAACCTGGTCTATTTCTGGAGGATCATCGAATCGATGTATATGAGACAGGGAGAGGCCGGACACGACGGTCACTCCTCCCACGGCTCCGGAGGGGAGGCCCCGATCGGCATGTTGATCCCCATCCTCCTCCTGGCCTCCCTCTGTATCGGGATGGGGATCGTCTGGTTGGCGAAGGCGCCGATCCCGATGCTCACTCAGATCAACCATCTCTTTGGATTGGGAAAGGGTCTATGA
- a CDS encoding monovalent cation/H+ antiporter subunit D family protein, translated as MDTVESTIPALALSCPLIASFLILLSRGRPNVRESWSLLAGIGQFLLILSMKPLLLQGKTVSCNLLTGVLPGIDLGLRVDALGLVFAITSSFLYILVSAFSVGYMRALEEHGQTRYYFCFALAIFGAVGVALSKNLLTFFLFYEILTVSTYPLVAHEESQEALFAGRKYLAYLLTSGVFLLAATALDYSLAGTTDFRPGGHLSPATASKPLLTTLFFLFLLGLMKAAYMPFHSWLPTAMVAPTPVSALLHAVAVVKAGVFGVLRVVCHVYGTDLMKELGLGTMLAALAGFTMIGASLFAIAQDNLKKRLAYSTISQLSYILFGAGLLTPMGLTGAILHIPFHGFMKITLFLCAGFILAATGKKDISEMAGIGRAMPITMFAFTIGALGMCGAPPVAGLLTKWYLGLGAVQSGSLPFLAILLIASLLDVVYFFPLIRTAFFEAMPREEILPGDLAKGVEILSERPLPIETARRLYAFMFLPLSVTGLCSILFCLFPNLFDILNLARIAVRGVL; from the coding sequence ATGGACACGGTCGAATCCACGATCCCGGCCTTGGCGCTCTCCTGCCCCCTGATCGCCTCCTTCCTGATCCTTCTCTCGAGAGGGCGGCCCAACGTGAGGGAGAGCTGGAGTCTGCTGGCGGGGATCGGCCAATTTCTCCTGATCCTCTCCATGAAACCCCTCCTCCTCCAGGGGAAGACCGTCTCGTGCAACCTTCTGACCGGCGTCCTTCCCGGGATCGACTTGGGGTTGAGGGTGGATGCCCTCGGACTCGTCTTCGCCATCACCTCCTCCTTCCTCTACATATTAGTCTCGGCCTTTTCCGTCGGTTACATGCGGGCCCTCGAAGAACACGGTCAGACGCGGTACTACTTCTGCTTCGCCCTGGCCATTTTCGGCGCGGTGGGCGTGGCCCTTTCCAAAAATCTCCTGACCTTCTTCCTCTTCTACGAAATTTTGACCGTCTCCACCTACCCCCTCGTGGCCCACGAGGAGTCCCAGGAGGCCCTCTTTGCGGGTCGAAAATATCTCGCCTATCTGCTCACCTCGGGCGTCTTCCTGCTTGCGGCCACGGCCCTCGACTACTCCCTCGCCGGGACGACCGATTTTCGTCCAGGGGGCCATCTGAGCCCGGCCACCGCCTCGAAACCTCTCCTCACGACCCTCTTCTTCCTCTTCCTCCTCGGGTTGATGAAGGCGGCTTACATGCCGTTCCACTCGTGGTTGCCCACGGCGATGGTAGCGCCCACGCCGGTGAGCGCCCTGCTCCATGCGGTAGCGGTCGTCAAAGCGGGCGTCTTTGGGGTCCTCCGGGTCGTCTGTCATGTCTATGGAACCGATCTGATGAAAGAACTGGGCCTGGGGACGATGCTCGCCGCCCTGGCGGGCTTCACCATGATCGGGGCCTCCCTCTTCGCCATCGCCCAGGACAACTTGAAAAAGAGGCTGGCCTACTCGACGATCAGCCAGCTCTCCTACATCCTCTTCGGGGCGGGGCTGCTGACCCCGATGGGCCTCACCGGCGCCATCCTCCACATCCCCTTCCACGGGTTCATGAAGATCACCCTCTTTCTCTGTGCCGGCTTCATTTTGGCTGCCACAGGAAAAAAGGACATCAGCGAGATGGCCGGGATCGGAAGGGCCATGCCCATCACCATGTTCGCCTTCACCATCGGGGCCCTCGGGATGTGCGGAGCGCCTCCCGTGGCTGGACTTCTGACCAAATGGTACCTGGGGCTCGGGGCGGTTCAATCCGGATCCCTACCTTTTCTCGCCATCCTCCTCATCGCCTCCCTTCTCGACGTGGTCTACTTCTTCCCCCTGATCCGGACCGCCTTCTTCGAGGCCATGCCCCGGGAGGAAATCCTCCCAGGAGATTTGGCAAAAGGGGTGGAGATCCTTTCGGAAAGGCCTTTGCCTATCGAGACGGCCCGAAGGCTCTACGCCTTCATGTTCCTTCCCCTTTCGGTCACAGGTCTCTGCTCCATCCTCTTCTGCCTCTTTCCAAACCTCTTCGATATCCTGAACCTTGCCCGGATTGCCGTGAGAGGGGTTCTATGA
- a CDS encoding Na(+)/H(+) antiporter subunit D translates to MRTWIHPGMVIVLGALLIPWIRSRRFRLTYLLLLPIAGIGLLLWSSWGDNGAIPDWPEALHRGRMDFLDYTIEWGRIDRVATVFAYVFLIAGFCMNLYAFGARNNWEHVAAMVYLGSALGAVFAGDLFTLFFWLEIMSWAPVFLIWFRGTRSAMGAALRYALWHHFSGACILAGILLHVHQTGSIELGRLPWGWGGEHLGSNLMLLGFLVNAATPPFHCWLSDTYSEATPSGSVYLTAFTTKTAIYCLLRTFPGLELLIWLGALQAILALFLALLENDGRRLCSYDIISQVGYMVVGVGIGTNLAINGAISHALCHILYNSLLFMGVGSVLAAAGTAKFHELGGLYRYMPLPFWLYLVGGLSISGVPLFNGFISKTMTIEAAELIHNVPVYLLLEGATIGTFLTTGLRLPWNIWFQGKQDAPAPIRARLGTAALTTPIYMILSMAILALLCLLIGVYPKVLYVWLPYPVEFIPFTPARVFSITQMLLFTFLGFWVLRGHLVGRPCLTLDTDWPFRILGRKLIRLCQGPLMNFASYVDRMVMVGVRWVVWVSRNPLAALEIGGKELLLKAQKALSLPLAKGLSYQAIEERKRQYPASAILFPLGAAIGTILLFFVLYLAFYLFAPP, encoded by the coding sequence ATGAGAACGTGGATCCATCCCGGCATGGTCATCGTCCTGGGTGCCCTGCTGATCCCTTGGATCAGGTCGAGGCGGTTCCGGTTGACCTACCTCCTGCTCCTGCCGATTGCGGGAATCGGATTGCTTCTCTGGTCCTCATGGGGCGATAACGGGGCGATTCCGGACTGGCCCGAGGCCCTCCATCGCGGCCGGATGGACTTCCTCGATTACACGATCGAATGGGGGCGCATCGACCGGGTGGCCACGGTCTTCGCCTACGTCTTCCTCATCGCCGGGTTCTGCATGAACCTCTATGCCTTCGGCGCGAGGAACAACTGGGAGCACGTCGCCGCCATGGTCTATTTAGGAAGCGCCCTCGGGGCCGTCTTCGCCGGCGACCTCTTCACCCTCTTCTTCTGGCTCGAGATCATGTCCTGGGCCCCTGTCTTTCTCATCTGGTTCAGAGGGACCCGGAGCGCCATGGGTGCGGCGCTTCGTTACGCCCTCTGGCATCACTTCAGCGGGGCCTGCATCCTCGCGGGGATCCTCCTTCACGTCCATCAGACGGGCTCGATCGAACTCGGTCGCCTTCCGTGGGGATGGGGCGGAGAACATCTGGGCTCCAACCTGATGCTTCTCGGGTTCCTCGTCAATGCGGCCACCCCCCCCTTCCACTGCTGGCTCTCCGACACCTACTCCGAGGCCACGCCGAGCGGATCGGTCTATCTGACCGCCTTTACGACGAAGACGGCGATCTACTGTCTGCTCCGGACCTTCCCAGGGCTGGAACTGCTGATATGGCTGGGAGCCCTTCAGGCCATCCTCGCCCTCTTCCTGGCCCTCCTTGAAAACGACGGCCGAAGGCTCTGTTCCTATGATATCATCTCCCAGGTGGGGTATATGGTCGTCGGCGTAGGGATCGGGACCAACCTGGCGATCAACGGCGCCATCTCCCATGCCCTCTGCCATATCCTTTACAACTCCCTGCTCTTCATGGGGGTGGGTTCGGTCCTGGCGGCCGCGGGGACGGCCAAATTCCATGAGCTGGGAGGACTATACCGATATATGCCCCTCCCCTTCTGGCTCTATCTGGTAGGCGGCCTCTCCATTTCGGGGGTCCCGCTCTTCAACGGTTTCATCAGCAAGACGATGACGATCGAGGCCGCCGAGTTGATCCACAACGTCCCGGTCTATCTCCTCCTCGAGGGAGCCACCATCGGGACGTTTTTGACCACCGGCTTGAGGCTCCCTTGGAACATCTGGTTTCAAGGAAAGCAGGATGCCCCGGCCCCGATTCGAGCCAGGCTCGGGACCGCTGCCTTGACCACACCGATCTACATGATCCTGAGCATGGCCATCCTCGCACTCCTCTGCCTTCTCATCGGCGTCTATCCCAAGGTCCTTTATGTATGGCTTCCTTATCCGGTTGAGTTCATCCCCTTCACCCCTGCCCGGGTCTTTTCGATCACCCAGATGCTCCTCTTCACCTTCCTCGGCTTCTGGGTCCTGAGAGGTCACCTCGTCGGCCGTCCATGCCTCACCCTCGACACGGATTGGCCCTTCCGGATCCTGGGAAGAAAACTGATCCGTCTCTGTCAGGGTCCTCTTATGAACTTTGCCTCTTATGTGGACCGAATGGTGATGGTGGGGGTTCGATGGGTCGTCTGGGTGAGCCGCAATCCCTTAGCCGCCCTCGAGATCGGGGGAAAGGAACTTCTTCTCAAAGCCCAGAAGGCCCTTTCGCTCCCGTTGGCCAAGGGCCTCTCCTATCAGGCGATCGAGGAGAGGAAGAGGCAGTATCCCGCCTCGGCCATTCTTTTTCCTCTGGGCGCCGCCATCGGGACCATCCTCCTCTTCTTCGTTCTCTACTTGGCCTTCTATCTCTTCGCCCCCCCCTGA